The proteins below are encoded in one region of Lytechinus pictus isolate F3 Inbred chromosome 11, Lp3.0, whole genome shotgun sequence:
- the LOC129271075 gene encoding zinc finger protein Xfin-like — protein sequence MWDFVSPEDNEVLIDKFRTESKKVIDRWSLGSASTNEKDAAVSFLVQLGAVRITFQSSSDHIQSGRRVSVQFEDRPLLETEHGGSDTADPPPMKNEDIGSREQSGALTSASQASSSKDVPIDCGLETKHDGPDTADPPLIKNEDIGSREQSGALTSASQASSSKDAPIDCGDDGDNENYSAWISEPSDDDDDDDTVTAKEDDRSATQQPSEEHPCPNCHAILHSTWELDLHKVNDCSEDPIKYVYNCDQCTKSFLWKLKLISHLRIDHKMTPHDVIVKLEELESTKIQKGMKIKTSKKESHRRQGLKKSRGERKRQKVSGRKKKGEGSVQKMKRTRSNIAVAPPKLKRLCVRLKKNKKDDRNEFSSSSRQTRSSKTAVVSNVDIAPQNCTSNDHQKLEALDAKSNCERRALVEVGEDEIVREEKTECKDNERPTVWPEYELSEARLLEENDHSLANSESSDDKGFTDENVDTCTPSSPTNDNMKSEVLTDPIVDDTPEVMLEPSEEIDQKNVRIEKGRKVCDQNTCNSTISSKSESKESIFRCLLCDMEFKKAYQYHKHMFDCHKESRYREFTCSTCDKMFLNKSIYTTHIKTHMDRNKRQKYHCKECNKSFLSKYDHILHMDWHAEKFKCETCGKLLSSKKTLESHIKCVHNKLKYPCHLCEKVFANEKYLKWHIEDHELGRKYKCGECGKAFLRPHQLKSHKELVHSGACQCLCEHCGATFKTPQILKQHTDTVHSLVYKYSCDVCGKKFKRTSNLNCHKKLHFNDPTLKRFACTLCDKRFRDQCKLKVHMDWHNNVRSHTCAICQKSFLTKGNLTKHMFTHQDKKRHECEICSVGFIDLPQLRKHLKVKHKVILKKMKTNARLEATKLVEDEPLVNKSAEGPLLPSDSRSADTANDGPVHHQEHLTNDNVYQVSEASMYQVPEPSVSESVGQLLLEMVTL from the exons agAAAGATGCAGCAGTTTCTTTTTTGGTGCAGCTTGGAGCTGTGAGAATCACTTTTCAGTCTAGCAGTGATCACATACAATCTGGGAGACGAG TGTCCGTCCAATTTGAGGACAGACCGCTTTTGGAGACAGAACACGGTGGTTCTGATACAGCAGATCCCCCACCGATGAAGAATGAGGACATCGGTAGCAGAGAGCAATCAGGTGCCTTGACGTCTGCTTCACAAGCAAGCAGTTCCAAAGATGTGCCAATCGACTGTGGTTTGGAGACAAAACATGATGGTCCTGATACAGCAGATCCCCCACTGATAAAGAATGAGGACATCGGTAGCAGAGAGCAATCAGGTGCCTTGACGTCTGCTTCACAAGCAAGCAGTTCCAAAGATGCGCCAATCGACTGTGGTGATGATGGGgacaatgaaaattattcaGCATGGATAAGCGAacctagtgatgatgatgatgatgatgatacagtAACTGCAAAGGAGGATGATAGAAGTGCAACTCAACAACCAAGCGAGGAGCATCCATGTCCTAATTGCCATGCCATCCTACACAGCACCTGGGAATTAGATCTGCACAAAGTGAACGATTGTTCTGAGGATCCCATAAAGTATGTGTACAATTGCGATCAATGCACAAAGTCTTTTCTCTGGAAGCTTAAGCTAATTTCGCATTTACGCATTGATCATAAAATGACCCCTCATGATGTTATTGTAAAACTTGAAGAATTGGAAAGTACCAAAATTCAAAAAGGTATGAAAATTAAGACATCCAAGAAGGAATCACACAGACGGCAAGGCCTCAAGAAATctagaggagaaagaaagaggcaAAAAGTGtcagggagaaagaaaaagggtgaaGGGAGTGTACAGAAAATGAAACGAACCAGAAGCAACATAGCAGTTGCACCTCCGAAATTAAAGAGACTGTGTGTccgtcttaaaaaaaataaaaaggacgATAGGAATGAATTCAGTTCTTCCAGCAGGCAGACAAGATCTAGTAAGACAGCTGTGGTTTCTAATGTAGATATAGCACCACAGAACTGTACTTCTAATGATCATCAAAAGCTAGAAGCCTTAGATGCTAAATCCAATTGTGAAAGACGTGCTTTAGTGGAAGTTGGTGAAGATGAAATTGTGAGGGAAGAGAAGACGGAATGTAAAGACAATGAAAGACCGACTGTGTGGCCAGAGTATGAGCTCAGTGAAGCTAGACTATTAGAAGAGAATGACCATTCATTAGCTAACTCTGAGAGCAGTGATGACAAGGGATTTACTGATGAGAATGTAGATACATGTACCCCCTCTAGCCCTACAAATGATAATATGAAAAGTGAGGTTCTCACTGACCCGATTGTTGATGACACCCCGGAAGTCATGCTTGAGCCGAGTGAAGAAATTGATCAAAAGAATGTTAGAAttgaaaagggaagaaaggtatgtgaccaaaatacatgtaactccACCATTAGTTCAAAATCAGAGAGTAAAGAAAGCATTTTTAGATGCTTGCTCTGTGATATGGAATTTAAAAAGGCTTATCAATACCACAAGCACATGTTTGATTGTCATAAAGAAAGCAGGTATCGGGAGTTCACATGCAGTACATGTGATAAAATGTTTTTgaacaaatcaatatacacaACTCACATCAAAACCCATATGGACAGAAACAAACGGCAGAAATATCACTGCAAGGAATGCAATAAGTCCTTCTTGTCGAAGTACGATCACATTCTTCATATGGACTGGCATGCTGAGAAATTCAAATGTGAAACGTGTGGTAAGTTGCTTTCGAGCAAAAAAACACTGGAGAGTCATATCAAATGTGTTCACAACAAGTTGAAGTACCCCTGCCACCTCTGTGAGAAGGTATTTGCAAATGAAAAGTATTTAAAGTGGCATATAGAAGACCACGAACTAGGACGGAAATATAAATGTGGAGAATGTGGAAAAGCCTTCCTCCGTCCTCATCAACTGAAATCACACAAGGAACTTGTCCATTCAGGTGCCTGTCAATGCCTTTGTGAACATTGCGGAGCAACTTTCAAGACTCCACAGATCTTGAAACAGCACACTGACACTGTCCACTCCCTTGTTTACAAGTACTCTTGTGATGTTTGCGGGAAGAAATTCAAGCGCACGTCCAACCTGAATTGTCATAAGAAGCTCCATTTCAATGACCCAACGTTGAAGCGTTTTGCTTGTACACTGTGTGATAAGCGTTTCCGAGATCAATGCAAGTTGAAGGTTCATATGGATTGGCATAACAATGTCAGGTCACATACGTGTGCTAtttgtcaaaaatcatttttgacaAAAGGTAACCTAACCAAGCACATGTTTACCCACCAGGATAAGAAACGCCATGAATGTGAAATTTGTTCTGTAGGTTTTATAGACCTGCCACAACTAAGGAAACATCTCAAAGTAAAGCACAAGgtcattctgaaaaaaatgaagaccaATGCAAGACTTGAAGCAACCAAGTTAGTTGAAGATGAACCCCTAGTCAATAAATCTGCTGAAGGGCCACTTTTACCATCAGACTCAAGGTCTGCAGACACTGCCAACGATGGTCCAGTTCATCATCAAGAACACTTGACCAACGACAATGTTTATCAAGTATCTGAGGCCAGCATGTATCAAGTACCTGAGCCCAGTGTCAGTGAAAGTGTAGGACAACTGCTTCTAGAAATGGTGACTTTGTAG